The sequence below is a genomic window from Dictyostelium discoideum AX4 chromosome 5 chromosome, whole genome shotgun sequence.
GTATAaacattttttgaaaattattttttttaaacattttgaatatggtaataacaatataaaaaaaaaaaaatgaatttacaaACAAATTggcaattgaaaaaaaaaaaaaaaaaaaaaaaaaaaaaaaaatNNNNNNNNNNNNNNNNNNNNNNNNNNNNNNNNNNNNNNNNNNNNNNNNNNNNNNNNNNNNNNNNNNNNNNNNNNNNNNNNNNNNNNNNNNNNNNNNNNNNtaataataataataataataaaaataataataataaaaataataataataataaaaattatagtactaaaaaatgaaataaaatatactATATAAAATcgattgattatttatttatttaattttttcttttttctttttttgttttttttcttttttttttttttcttttgatcattacaaattatttgatatattactttttttgaattttttttttttttttttttttttttttcttgctCGCGAACAAGGAATACACAATTTATACTATTACTGtgataattttcatttgttgttttaattattattactattattattattactattattttttgattttttttttttaatttttgatttttttttttttttttttttggttccAAAAAAACCtggaaataaattttttttttttttttttttttttaatccttTAAGATTGAATCAGCTACATAAGTGAAACCTTCAAAGCTTGTATCTTTACCCATAGCATCACCTAAAGCACTTGTTTCAACCAAACTATCCATTGGTCTTTCTTGAGTGAAAACTGGATCAATTTGACTAATATCTGTGCCAGATTTAACTTTTGGTTTAAAGTGAACTTCAACTTCTTTTCTATCCAATTTCTCCCAGTCAATATTTTTGAACCATGGATGTTGTTTAACTTCACCACCACCTTTAGTTCCAAGTCTTTTATCAACTTCTCTAGTTaataactataaaaaaatttaaaatttaaataaaataaaataaaataaaataaaataaaatgttattaattattaattattattattaaatatattgtGTATACATACACCttctaataatgattttgctTCTGGTGAAATATAAGTtggaatttttaattcaccatttaaaattttttgatacATTGTTGATACATTTTGAGAGTAGAAAGGTGGTAAACCAGTTAACATCTCATAGAGAAGAGTTCCAAGAGACCACCAATCGACGGCACAACCATGACCATGACCATTCAATACCTCTGGTGCTAAATACTCTGGTGTACCACAGAAAGTGAATGTACCATCGGTTGTTTCAATCTTTTTAGATAACCCAAAATCAGTGATACAAATATGACCTTCACTAtctaataaaatattctCTGGTTTCAAATCACGATATACAATATCTTGTTTATGTAAATGATCCAATGCTGATACAATCTCTGCTGCATAAATCTTTACTCTTGGTTCTGAAAATCTACCTTCTCTCTTTAAATGGAAAAATAATTCACCACCATTAACAAAATCTAATACCatatataatttatcttttgtctaaatataaatataaaataaaataaaaaataattaatattattttttaaatttttataaaaaaaaaaaaaaataaaaaaaaagtacttATTACTTATTACTTACTTGAAAAGCATAATGTAAATTTACAATGAATGGATGAGAAATACATTGAAGGATAGTTTTCTCAGATTTAGTATGATTGACTTGTTTACGAGCAATGATAGCATCTTTACGTAAAACTTTCATAGCAAAGATTTTATCTTCACCCTTTTTCTTAACTTGCATAACTTTACCAAAACTACCTTTACCAattacatttaataattcaaaatcatctTTTGTTGCTGATTGTTTATTCTTTGAAAAAATGACTTCCTCTGGtccttcatcttcatcatcattaccatttCCACTACCATTTGGTGAATCTGGTGAACTTGATGCTTCATTTGATGCaccatttatattattattatctgtaTTTTTTTGTGATTCTTCAATAGTTGGTGTACCTGTTTGAGTAATTGGTGTTTGGGTAGCTGGTGCTGgtatattttgttgttgttgttgctctTTATTATCTAATGAAACTGCTGCTGTAGtcgtttgttgttgttgttgttgttgttgtgcactattatctaaattttgttgagttggtgttggtgttggtgtaggtgttgatgttggtgttgtttcatcatttttatttcctttttttggTTTTCCTGCTTTGGCGGGTTTACCTGATCCTCCattctttattttactttgtccttttcccatttttttattttttttatttttcctttaaaataaagaaataatcaaaaataaatatgtaataataaatataataaataaattaaaataaatagatttttttttttttttctcttctttttgttttggcttttgtttttttttttaaaaaattttaatttgattttgattttaaattcttgatttttgtgattatttttttaactaaatctaaaattatttaatttaatattaaaattattaatattattattattattattattattaatgagaGAGAAAGAGAGTGTGTTTGAGAGagagtgtgtgtgtgtgtgttttaaaaaaaaaaaattttattattgttttttaaaaataggtgcgtttctaaaaataaatatttattgaaaaaaaaaaaaaaaaaaaaccccccccaaataaaataaaaaaaaaaaaaaaataaaaaaacccaaataaaaacccaaaaaaataattttataatttaaaaattattgatgagagtgatatttaatatttaattggtgataaaattgtatataaaatgaaaataacaatttatattaaaaaaaaaaattaaaaaaaaattaaaaataaaataataaaaaaaaaaaaaaaaaaaaaaaaaaaaaaaaacaataaaaaaaaaaaaaaaaaaaaaaaaaaaaaaaaaaacaataataataaaaaaaaaaatttagatagGGTGTGATAGTGAGTTTGGTGGTTGAATGATTTTTGTGTCTGTGTTATTGGTGTGAGAAAGAGAGtgagaagaaaaaaaaaaaaaaaagagtttgctgaattatattttgatataataaaaaaaaaaaaaataataataataataataataatatttatatttttattttatttatatttaaattatgattatgattattgaTGATTGTACGGAGATGTAATAGgttaaattgttttatatatttatacatattttaaaacattatatatatataacaaGGTTTGTATATTGTAAAGTGGTTATAATCATcacatattattattattattactaatgaatatactttttttttttttttttttttttgttaaaggaattaataataataaaaaaattaaattaaataaagtggaataaaataaaaccaaacccttttttaaaaactttttaaataaatatatattccccaattattattgattacAGCCGCcgggttaaaaaaaaaaaaaaaaaaaaccaataaaaaaaaaaaaaaaaatcaaaaaaaatcaaaaaaaaaaaaatcaaaaaaaaaaaaaaaattttaactgTCTAACgcctttttctttttgatttattataataattgtacaaatatgaaaatattttaaaaaataaaataaaaacaaaaaaataaaaggaaaaaaaaaaaaaaagaaaaagaaaaaaaaaagatataaaaagtaaaagaaattgtatttttactttaattttctttttaattattttattattttttgtgggccgcaagaaaaaaaaaagaataaaaataaaaaaataaaaaaataaaaaaataaaataaaaaaaaaagatattttttggAGTAGTGGGAACATGggtgataaaaaataaaataaaaaaatagatattttcatttcaatATTACCACTTTAAGATACTGCACGTGAGAAGTTACAACAatgtagaaaaaaaaaaagttaaaaaaaaaagagagatttaaataaagttaatCAAATTTGGGGGCtctattacttttttatcatttttttttttaattaattctttggtgaatttacttttttttttttttttttttggtttcacaataaaaaatattttcccCCATCTCACTATCAAATCGATcggacaaaaaaaaaaaaaaaaaaaattaaaaaaaaaaaaaaaaaaaaaaatccaattgtATTTCAATACAATCACTACACATCTAATAGATTGTGGAActgtttaattaaattttattttttattatttttttcttgttttatattttttttatttttttttttttttttggttttgtttaaaaaaaaaaaaaaaaaattggaaatttatttttctttgagGTGGGGtggttatttaaaattagtttttttttttattattattttaaatattttaattattctttttttttttttttattactttaatAAAAgggactttttttttttttttttttcttaaatgAAAGAAATGGAATTGGAaatttcccaaaaaaaaaaaaaaattttatttcttaaaatGGACAAactcccaaaaaaaaaaaaaaaaaggggtgTAACAAcaaatgttttttattaaattaatttaatttattttttattttaatttaattttttatttttttttttatttttttttttctctttcatttaatacttttttttttttttaaaatttttatatatataaaaaattaattttatctttcatatcattttttttttttttttttttttattatctcttttttttatttttaaaattacattttttagTATTACTATAATTTATATCATACAAGTAAATATTaactaattaaaattattaaaacattttttaaaatatgtgatactaattttttttttttttccaagattaaaaaaaaaactgaaaaactgaaaaactaaaaaactaaaaaactaaaaaaactaaaaaactaaaaaaactaaaaaactaaaaaactaaatcttaaaaaaaaaatgatagaaactagaacaacaacatcaacaagtGAAATTAAACatgataattcattaaaaactGGATTTGAAATTACTAAAGAGGTTGAagaatttagaaattatgaaaatagTGAAGATAGAGTATCAGAAGCTTATAGGAATAGTCATACTTATCAAACATATGATTATGCAACTGAAAAGAAGAAACAATATTCTCAATTGGATACAAGTATAAAAATGGGATTATGGGAAGCTGCTGAACTATTAAATACAATCATTGATGAAAGTGACCCAGATTCAAATATTCCTCAAATTAATCATTGTCTTCAAACTGCTGAAGCAATTAGAAAAGTATACCCTGATTCAAAATATGATTGGTTTCATTTAACTGGTTTCATTCATGATCTTGGtaaagttttattatctaaaaaatttaaagaacaACCACAATGGGCAACTGTTGGTGACACTTTTCCATTAGGTTGTAAATTTGAtggtaaatatatatatattaaattaatatataaatttataaagaaaataattattaattaatttttttttttttatttttttatttttttatttttttattttttagaaagtaatattttttatgaattttttaaaatgaatccAGATTATAATGATAGCAAATATAATAGTGAATGTGgtatatataaaaagaatattggATTGGAAAATGTTACAATGAGTTGGGGACATGATGAATACTTTTATTTGGTTTGTGTTGGAAATAAATGTTTATTACCTAAAGAATCGCTTTATATGATTAGATTCCATTCTTTTTATCCATGGCATAGACATAATAAATATACTCATTTAAcaaatgaagaagatgaaaaaaTGCTAAATTGGGTAAAggaatttaataaagtaagttttttatttatttattttttttggaaaataaaagaaattttttaaaaaaaaaaaaaaaaaattattatcttttttttttttttttttcttatactaatttattgattttttttttttttattttattttttttttataataatattaataataattactacATAAGTTTGATTTATATTCAAAAGACAGTGAGCCAGTGGATGTTGAATCTTTAAAACCATATTatcaatctttaatttcaaaatatttccCAAACGAACTTCATTGgtgattaaaattttcactCTCCCCAATTAATGCACAACTTTGTGtaaattcaaagaaaaaaaataaaataaaaaaaataaaaaaaaaagaaaagaaaaattaatgaaaaaaaaaaataaaaaaacaaaaaataaaaaaaataataaaaaaagatatataataaaaaataaaatactttatttcatttatttttttctatttttatttacattatcattttttcattttcccaaaaaattaaaaaaaatttagaattaataataatttttttttttttttttttttttttttttttgttttttttgttttttttttttttaatttattttttttttaatttattttttttttttttttttttaatttaatttgaaactcaaaaattttttttttttttttttattttttttaatataaaaattatataaaacacatagtcaaaaaaaaaaaaattttaatatcacaCCACTACTATTACAACTTGTTATCATTACCTATTTACATTTTCCtccttattttatttatttttatacaaataatttaaaaatacacacacacacaacataaataattaataataataataattaaaaatggttaCAGAATTAGTTGATAAAGCcacaaatgaattattaattcaaacCGATTGGACAACAGTTTTACAAATTAGTGATATCTTAAATAGAGATCCAATTCAGTaagtattaaaatttttttttatttttttttatttttttttatttttcaaaattaaataattaaccTAAACTTTAATTTAAAGTGCAAGAGGAGTTGTTAGACAGGTTACGAAAAAGTTAAAAGATAGATCAAGAGTTATTTTATTAGCTTTGGAGTTAGCAGATTCTTTACTCCAAAATTGTCATTGCACTCATGTCTATTTTGCAGAGAGAACTTTTCAAACTGAATTATGTAGATTAATTATGAATAAAAaggtaaatatttatttatttatttttattatttattgtttattatttattaattttattttaatttttttttaattttttttaatttttttttatcattttattattattaataataatttagacaAAATTGAATGTTAAAGAAAAAACATTAGAAATTGTAGAGAGTTGGGGAAATGCATTCCAAGCTAGACACGATGTACCAGGATTTTATGAAacttattcatttattaaacgTTCTGGTTACAAATTCCCACCAAAACCAAGCGATGCAccaattttgaattttaataattcaccagCAAAGAGAACAGTTAGTACTACCATCTTAACTAATAATAGTCATTCAACTACTCCACCACAAGCAAATGTtccatcatttaataatgtaTCAAGTGTTGGCTCCAACAAcgctggtggtggtggttcatCCTCTCAACCAATAAAGAATCAAGAAATCTCTTCAATTAAAGGTTCAACTTCTGTATTCAATGAAATGATTTCCTTCTTGAAtgttgaagatgaagatccacaagaaaatgatttaatcaAAGAGTTGTTTGAAACTTGTAAACAATCCCAAATTAGAGTAAAAGAAATGATTGAATCTGGTTCAACCAATGAAAGagatttaaatgttttattgaaattaaatgatgaaattaataatgcaCTAAATGATCATGAAGCTTGtataaaaagaagaagagcATTCGTTGAAAATGGATATAAGCCAGtcccaccaccacaacaacaacaacaacaacaacaacaacaacaacaacaacaacaacaacaacaacaacaacaatcacattcaaataatcataatggtactacaactacaaccaccacaaataataataataaaaatccatCATATCTTACAAAGCATAAAGAATTAGAAgaaattgatttctttaaagCACCTGACGGAATCAGTCCATATTCtgttcaacaacaattacaacctttccaacaacaacaatttaataGTACTTATAATCCATTTGCTCAACCTCAACCTCAACAAttccaacaacaaccacaacaacaactccaacagcaaccacaacaacaacagggATTTAATCAAAGAATACagcaaccacaacaacaagcagatgcttttgatttatttgtaGCAAACAGACAacaaagtaataataataataataataataatataaataatactaCAAGTAGTTTTGGAGCAAATAATCCATTTgcaaataatagtagtaataataataatactaatggTGCAATTCAACCATACATACCAAATACAGCAAAGTCACTTCCGCCAGTTtcacaacaactacaacaaccaatGCAAAATCAATTctcaccacaaccacaaaaaTTTGTTGGATCATCAATAACTCCATCTGCACCACCTCCATTTAAACCAAATACAACTCAATCAAACCCATTCAATACCTCTCCACCACTTAATAATAtgaacaaccacaacaataatatgatgcaacaacaacaaccacaacaacaacaacaacaacaaccacaacaacaatttaacCCAATGTATAACAATAACGCAATGGCTCCAAGTTACCCAAACTATAACGCAATTGGAGCTGATAATCAACACAATACTAACCCATATGGTATGAtgaatcatcaacaacaacaacaacaacaacaacaacaacaaccaatgatgaatcaaatgaataatttttcaGCACCAACATACTCTCAATTTACAAACTACGCCCAACCAAACCAACAACCATACAATAATAACTATGGAGGAATGAACCAATCAAATATgtatccaaataataatatgagtGGTAAATCATCTCTTATTTAAACACAttcaaagaataaaaatataaaaaacaaaaaaaagttaaacaaaatgtaatattgaaataaaaaagaaaaaaaatataaaaaaaaaataaaaaaaaataaaacttttttttaaaatcattttataagatataaaaataattattatttgatttattattttttttattttatttttttttaaatgaatggGTTAAATATAATCTATTTTATtccttattattattattattattattattattattattattattattattatttttcaaaactttttaattgttaaaaaatattgttctttttaagaataaatttgattatttataaaataaattatcaactgattttactttattattttcatcgtcttctttcttttctgttgacaaaaaaaaaaaaaattatttttattttattttaatttaaatatttacaattttatttattaattaattttataatgataattattattattattgtcaaGTTGTagaaaactaaaattaatttttttcatggAATCAGAAAAACTTGTCAATGGATTTGATAaggaatttgaaatttgatttaCATTTGTCCAAACTTCACCTAATATATCATGATGATGTAAATCTATACAAAATAGATTTACTCTCACCAAAAGTAATGCCTCTTGTTTTGGTGTTAAAATTGAACATAATGTTGCAAATGTATCCAAACCTAAACTTGcatttaaaatgattttattttttaaagattccAATTTTGAAGCGAAATccaataattcaaaattattcaatGGAGCGATTGATtctgttgttgtatttggaATTAATTCACCTTCACTATAGTAATCACTATTCAACAGAGGTGTATCTGGTGTTGGTAATacatttttaatgaaaaatcttttaataattaagtCTAATTCTAAGAGTTCATTTGATAATCTTGAACTAACTTTACCATATTGAAAACGTAAAGAAtctattttaattgattgttcAGGTGTAATATTtgcttcaattttaaatagatttAACCATTTATCAGATTCTGGACCttgaaatatatttaaaactaaagGTGATGATTTTGGTACATATCCAATACAACAAAgtctaataatattatatatataataatttagttaataaataaaaataaaataaaaaaaaagtttttttttttaaaaaattaaataaacatacCTTAATTGTGTATAGggattaattaatttgtttactTCTTTTTCAAGTAATGAATATCTTTGATCAATTGTACGATGATATTGATgtaaaagataaattaaagatttttcatcatcaattattaaagcatgttttatattttcaattattaatttaccatCCATTAACATTTTCATTGACTCTGGTTCCATTCTCATCATCTCTATTGATCCATTAGTTCTTATTGatccattttctttttcaagtCTATTATTCTCTAGAGATAAAGTtgctattttattttcaatctcttttatataatcttttttttttaatctataaTTTCTACTGGcaatattttgattatacttttttattgattcttttgattcataagattcttttaattgatgttgttgttgtagttgttgttgttgtagttgttgttgttgtagttgttgttgttgttgttgttgttgttgttgttgttgttgttgttgttgttgttgttgttgttgttgttgttgttgttgttgttgttgttgttgtggtggtggtgatggtggtgatggtggtgatggtggtgatgaagGTAGTGATGGTGGAGGTATAAATGAAGAAATAGGGgtatgttgttgttgttgttgttgtggtgaatAGAATGGAGTTGGAAGTTGTAGAgttgaattattttgatttagtATTGTTTGTTGATTGTTTagaaattgattttgtaTCATTTCAGATATT
It includes:
- the bzpR gene encoding hypothetical protein, whose translation is MDNFENPLLAPDQDVLLYLLDGYSQLQQLQKQQFNIHDDNINYNNNNNNNNNNNNNNNNNNNNNNNNNNNNNNNNIGSPQIMNENIETNSNDPQYLERLQSIQQQQHQCQTQIQQQLQNYQQQYEDQYQQRQQQYQDQYQKPYSSPPLNFNSIPPITNNNNNNNNNNNNNNNNNNSNSNSNSNSNSNSNSNSNSNSNSNNNNINNNICINNNDISIFLLNNQIQLQPLQQQQQQQQQQQQQQQQQQQQQQQQQQQQQQPTQPTQPTKPIQLTQPIQLTQPTLLEELKDISIQQQLLSAIQQTAQSPQQIHPLQQLQPYQLQSYQQIQASQQLQPYQQLIQLQQLQLQQLEEEKRQQQKQLLLQQQQLQEQQEKLQQQLLQQQKQQLKQKVKQQKQQHQKQQPQQQQQSIQIPPELQNYILNNNNNNNNNNTNKTLSPISEMIQNQFLNNQQTILNQNNSTLQLPTPFYSPQQQQQQHTPISSFIPPPSLPSSPPSPPSPPSPPPQQQQQQQQQQQQQQQQQQQQQQQQQQQQQQQLQQQQLQQQQLQQQHQLKESYESKESIKKYNQNIASRNYRLKKKDYIKEIENKIATLSLENNRLEKENGSIRTNGSIEMMRMEPESMKMLMDGKLIIENIKHALIIDDEKSLIYLLHQYHRTIDQRYSLLEKEVNKLINPYTQLRLCCIGYVPKSSPLVLNIFQGPESDKWLNLFKIEANITPEQSIKIDSLRFQYGKVSSRLSNELLELDLIIKRFFIKNVLPTPDTPLLNSDYYSEGELIPNTTTESIAPLNNFELLDFASKLESLKNKIILNASLGLDTFATLCSILTPKQEALLLVRVNLFCIDLHHHDILGEVWTNVNQISNSLSNPLTSFSDSMKKINFSFLQLDNNNNNYHYKIN
- the miox gene encoding inositol oxygenase, with product MIETRTTTSTSEIKHDNSLKTGFEITKEVEEFRNYENSEDRVSEAYRNSHTYQTYDYATEKKKQYSQLDTSIKMGLWEAAELLNTIIDESDPDSNIPQINHCLQTAEAIRKVYPDSKYDWFHLTGFIHDLGKVLLSKKFKEQPQWATVGDTFPLGCKFDESNIFYEFFKMNPDYNDSKYNSECGIYKKNIGLENVTMSWGHDEYFYLVCVGNKCLLPKESLYMIRFHSFYPWHRHNKYTHLTNEEDEKMLNWVKEFNKFDLYSKDSEPVDVESLKPYYQSLISKYFPNELHW
- the pkgB gene encoding SGK family protein kinase; its protein translation is MGKGQSKIKNGGSGKPAKAGKPKKGNKNDETTPTSTPTPTPTPTQQNLDNSAQQQQQQQQTTTAAVSLDNKEQQQQQNIPAPATQTPITQTGTPTIEESQKNTDNNNINGASNEASSSPDSPNGSGNGNDDEDEGPEEVIFSKNKQSATKDDFELLNVIGKGSFGKVMQVKKKGEDKIFAMKVLRKDAIIARKQVNHTKSEKTILQCISHPFIVNLHYAFQTKDKLYMVLDFVNGGELFFHLKREGRFSEPRVKIYAAEIVSALDHLHKQDIVYRDLKPENILLDSEGHICITDFGLSKKIETTDGTFTFCGTPEYLAPEVLNGHGHGCAVDWWSLGTLLYEMLTGLPPFYSQNVSTMYQKILNGELKIPTYISPEAKSLLEGLLTREVDKRLGTKGGGEVKQHPWFKNIDWEKLDRKEVEVHFKPKVKSGTDISQIDPVFTQERPMDSLVETSALGDAMGKDTSFEGFTYVADSILKD
- the tom1 gene encoding GAT domain-containing protein; this encodes MVTELVDKATNELLIQTDWTTVLQISDILNRDPIHARGVVRQVTKKLKDRSRVILLALELADSLLQNCHCTHVYFAERTFQTELCRLIMNKKTKLNVKEKTLEIVESWGNAFQARHDVPGFYETYSFIKRSGYKFPPKPSDAPILNFNNSPAKRTVSTTILTNNSHSTTPPQANVPSFNNVSSVGSNNAGGGGSSSQPIKNQEISSIKGSTSVFNEMISFLNVEDEDPQENDLIKELFETCKQSQIRVKEMIESGSTNERDLNVLLKLNDEINNALNDHEACIKRRRAFVENGYKPVPPPQQQQQQQQQQQQQQQQQQQQQSHSNNHNGTTTTTTTNNNNKNPSYLTKHKELEEIDFFKAPDGISPYSVQQQLQPFQQQQFNSTYNPFAQPQPQQFQQQPQQQLQQQPQQQQGFNQRIQQPQQQADAFDLFVANRQQSNNNNNNNNINNTTSSFGANNPFANNSSNNNNTNGAIQPYIPNTAKSLPPVSQQLQQPMQNQFSPQPQKFVGSSITPSAPPPFKPNTTQSNPFNTSPPLNNMNNHNNNMMQQQQPQQQQQQQPQQQFNPMYNNNAMAPSYPNYNAIGADNQHNTNPYGMMNHQQQQQQQQQQQPMMNQMNNFSAPTYSQFTNYAQPNQQPYNNNYGGMNQSNMYPNNNMSGKSSLI